A genomic segment from Sorangium aterium encodes:
- a CDS encoding cytochrome P450, whose translation MNLFSEEMRRNPYPVYDQLRSRSPVLHYPPSDAWMIFDYEGVKRALHDHEAFSSVVSPPGTRTAEWLIFSDPPRHTKLRAIVMRAFTPRAVAGLEPRIRRLSRELLDRTIESGQMDLAEDYTVPLPLLVIAEMLGAPIADQPRFKRWSDAILDLSYTVSGSEEAARALVEFTAVTAEMQAYLRGLIEQRRAAPEDDLLTRLVEAEVDGERLNEDEILGFFQLLLVAGHETTTNLIGNAMLCFLENPDELARLRAAPDLLPSAIEEVLRYRSPVQAMFRVTRRDVPMHGKVIPAGKAVLAMIGAANRDPEQFLDPGRFDIGRDPNPHIAFGHGIHFCIGAPLSRLEARIALSDLVARLGGLELASDAPWEPRRAIHVHGPTRLPIRFTPGPRLGGAPGRQGTRSEAAMSSSGASALSSAAPAKR comes from the coding sequence ATGAACCTGTTCTCGGAAGAGATGCGCCGCAACCCTTACCCCGTGTACGACCAGCTCCGGAGCCGCTCTCCCGTGCTCCACTACCCGCCGTCCGACGCGTGGATGATCTTCGATTACGAGGGCGTGAAGCGGGCGCTCCACGATCACGAGGCGTTCAGCTCGGTCGTGTCGCCGCCGGGCACCAGGACCGCCGAGTGGCTCATCTTCTCGGACCCTCCGCGCCACACCAAGCTGCGCGCGATCGTCATGCGGGCCTTCACCCCGCGCGCGGTCGCGGGGCTCGAGCCGCGCATCCGGCGGCTGTCGCGCGAGCTCCTGGACCGGACGATCGAGAGCGGCCAGATGGACCTCGCCGAGGACTACACGGTCCCGCTCCCCCTCCTGGTGATCGCCGAGATGCTCGGCGCCCCGATTGCGGACCAGCCGCGGTTCAAGCGCTGGAGCGACGCGATCCTGGACCTCAGCTATACGGTCTCCGGCAGCGAGGAGGCGGCCCGGGCGCTCGTCGAGTTCACGGCGGTGACGGCCGAGATGCAGGCCTACCTGAGAGGCCTCATCGAGCAGCGGCGGGCGGCGCCGGAGGATGATCTCCTGACCAGGCTCGTCGAGGCCGAGGTGGACGGAGAGCGGTTGAACGAGGACGAGATCCTGGGCTTCTTCCAGCTCCTCCTCGTGGCAGGCCACGAGACGACAACGAACCTGATCGGCAATGCGATGCTGTGTTTCCTCGAGAACCCGGACGAGCTCGCCCGCCTCCGGGCCGCGCCCGATCTGCTGCCCTCCGCGATCGAGGAGGTGCTGCGCTACCGCTCGCCGGTCCAGGCGATGTTCCGCGTGACGAGGCGCGATGTCCCGATGCACGGAAAGGTGATCCCGGCCGGCAAGGCGGTGCTGGCGATGATCGGCGCCGCGAACCGAGATCCGGAGCAATTTCTCGACCCTGGCCGCTTCGATATCGGGCGCGATCCCAACCCGCACATCGCGTTCGGGCACGGCATCCACTTCTGCATCGGGGCGCCGCTCTCGCGCCTCGAGGCCAGGATCGCGCTCTCCGATCTGGTCGCGCGGCTCGGTGGCCTCGAGCTCGCCAGCGACGCGCCGTGGGAGCCGCGCCGGGCGATCCACGTGCACGGCCCGACCCGCCTGCCCATCCGATTCACGCCAGGTCCGCGCCTCGGCGGCGCCCCGGGCCGTCAGGGCACCCGCAGCGAGGCGGCGATGTCGAGCAGCGGCGCGAGCGCCTTGTCGTCCGCGGCGCCGGCGAAGAGGTGA
- the hisC gene encoding histidinol-phosphate transaminase, protein MSAIVLPSVELLAPYETGKPLDELARELGVTDAVKLASNENPLGPSPRALEAARQALANVHLYPDGAAYRLRERLAAVHGVTMEEIVQGNGSNELLDLIVHTFATPGSHIVFADPAFVVYKLASLAYGVPFTAVPLRDLRHDLEAMTAAVTPKTRLLFIANPNNPTGTHVGRAAVERLLREVPPEVIVVMDEAYIEYTDAPDFPDSLRLRGLRERLLVLRTFSKIYGLAGFRVGYAVGPAQLIDYINRVRAPFNVSALAQAAAVAALDDAEHIEKSRALNLRERDRLTRELTRLGLSVAPSQANFVLVDVGRPARPVYDALLRKGVIVRPFGNLPTSLRVTIGTERENQRFLDSLSDVLA, encoded by the coding sequence ATGTCTGCGATAGTCCTGCCCTCCGTCGAGCTGCTTGCGCCGTACGAGACAGGGAAGCCTCTCGACGAGCTCGCGCGCGAGCTCGGCGTGACGGACGCCGTGAAGCTCGCCTCGAACGAGAATCCGCTCGGCCCGAGCCCGCGCGCCCTCGAGGCGGCGCGCCAGGCGCTCGCGAACGTGCACCTCTACCCGGACGGCGCGGCCTACCGGCTGCGCGAGCGGCTCGCGGCGGTCCACGGCGTCACGATGGAGGAGATCGTCCAGGGAAACGGCTCGAACGAGCTCCTCGACCTGATCGTGCACACCTTCGCGACGCCCGGGTCGCACATCGTGTTCGCCGACCCGGCCTTCGTCGTCTACAAGCTCGCCTCGCTCGCCTACGGCGTCCCGTTCACGGCCGTACCGCTGCGCGACCTGCGGCACGACCTCGAGGCCATGACCGCGGCCGTCACGCCGAAGACGCGCCTCCTGTTCATCGCGAACCCGAACAACCCGACGGGCACGCACGTCGGCCGCGCCGCGGTCGAGCGCCTGCTCAGGGAGGTCCCGCCCGAGGTGATCGTGGTCATGGACGAGGCGTACATCGAGTACACGGACGCGCCGGATTTCCCGGACTCCCTGCGCCTCCGCGGGCTCCGCGAGCGGCTGCTCGTGCTCCGCACCTTCTCGAAGATCTACGGCCTTGCGGGCTTCCGCGTCGGCTACGCCGTGGGCCCGGCCCAGCTCATCGACTACATCAACCGGGTGCGCGCCCCGTTCAACGTGAGCGCGCTGGCGCAGGCGGCCGCCGTCGCGGCGCTCGACGACGCCGAGCACATCGAGAAGAGCCGCGCGCTGAACCTCCGCGAGCGCGACCGGCTCACGCGCGAGCTCACGCGGCTCGGGCTGTCGGTGGCGCCGAGCCAGGCGAACTTCGTGCTCGTGGACGTCGGGCGGCCGGCGCGCCCCGTGTACGACGCCCTGCTGCGGAAGGGCGTCATCGTGCGGCCCTTCGGCAACCTGCCGACGAGCCTGCGGGTCACCATCGGCACCGAGCGCGAGAACCAGCGATTCCTCGACAGCCTGTCCGACGTGCTGGCCTGA